A segment of the Lycium ferocissimum isolate CSIRO_LF1 chromosome 5, AGI_CSIRO_Lferr_CH_V1, whole genome shotgun sequence genome:
TTTGTTTGCTTTTTGACCACTCAATAGTTCCTTACACCTTCTTCATCTTTCCTTTGTTTGTGCTTTTGTGGGAATCTAATTCCTTATGACTTTGATATTTAATACTAATAGCatattttccttgatttgattTCCACCATGATATGTATGTGAGTGTGTATGCAATAGCATTATCAAGAAGGGTTGAGGTGGAGTGATAAGTAATTATTCATTCTTAATGTCAAGGTATGAAAAAGTTCTATGATATATAGTCTCAACCAAAAAGTACACTAATTGCATTACTAGATTTTGCATCAATTTGAGTTTTTTAATCGATCTCTAATATAAGTACCAGACACTGCACAAAAAACCACACAAAAGTGTACGTAATAGCATGTTGATTTAGTGTTGAATTGTTTATAATTTAAATGATTGTACTTTCGCAATtggtttctttttaaatttttccactAGTGCTTTCTTCACTAACTTTATATTATCAATGTATAAACgcgtacatatatatttttaatggaAGTAAATGGGGGCAACTTTTCCCTTTAGTAAGATCTCCGAAGTTTCTAAGATTGTATAGACAAATTATTGGAAGGGGAAGAGAAGGTTCGTGTAACTATGACGTATGAGAATAGCAATTTTGATTTAAGTTATTGGTAAATTCTGATTTTGAttcttgtgatatatatatatgattcatcataaaaaaagtagtttttaattaaaatacgTTTTCCTTTATGTAGAACTTGTACTATTTTTAAAGTATATATCCTCAAGGTAGGCAGATAGGGTGGCATAAACaataaaatacacaaaaattgGATCAACCgaattaattcaattttttaaatcCTCAGTATTTCATCctttttcggtttttttaataataatttcaCGGTTGAACTTTtgcattaattttttatttttaatttttttttttttttttaataaatgacATGAATACAGATgcatttttttggggaaaaaaacataagtagacaataatattataatatttacatactcttagcaactaaatgttattaaactTACATGACACTTgttaaatgttttatagtaaatcaaattCTATATATCTTAAAACATCACCACGGAATAATCTCAATCTTCATTTGTCACTGTTCGTTCATTTACCAATTCTTttatcttctactttctcctttcaTCATTCTGCAAAAACAAAGAGGAACATTTTTTATTAACAATAGGAGGcttttttcttaccttttctacttcctccttattctcaacttctttcattgttccataaaaaataaaatcttagtTTTCATATATCACACTACGGGATATTGAATATAAGTATACTAATAATTtgagtgttgatttttattatatatatatatatgtgataaatagaataatattcatataatttatttcacctattataataaattagatataactcacataatttgattatactttttcctatataaaatttatatatctcgtatgattttattatacgttgtataatacattatattttgtatatagaagATATTATTTTGTATGTGTGTGATGATCACTCAAGTGGTTCAATTGGAGATCAAACCTTCTTATACATTCTATGATACATAAACCTCCGattcaagaaggaaaaatggaaataaatggagAGTGTGTAATTGCTAAAAAAAGGCCGAATTAAAAAAtgccgaaaccgaaccgaatttTCTGTGCGGTGCTTCGTCccactttcaaaaaatcgaaaccgaaaagccgaaccgaactttgaaaaagTTCCATTTCTTCGAAAAAACCGTTTCATTCTAGCCCTTCCcctgattttcttgaaattacaTTTTTCAATATAATAATGGGTAATTAACAACTCTTGAATGATTCTTTAATCTCTAACAAATCTAAAAATTTGTGGATATTCATATGCAAAGGGATCAAACTTGCACATCTCAAGcattgaaggttaaatgtgcttAGACTTATATCACAAGGACTAAAATTAGAATTCATCAATAATTGAGGAGCCAAAGGTGATATTAactcttatttatttatctatgcATGATACTATTCATTTGAATTCCCAAGGTAACTTGCTTCCAAAGAATATTGACAAAAGATTCATGATTTAAGATGGGTTTTATTTCGTAACAATGTAAACTAATAAAATGGTTTCATTTAGTATTAAAAACTCTTTGAAAATTGATGTTTCGAGTTCTCAACTACATATATCCATACCTATTGAGCTAAATCACAACCAAAGTCAAACGAAGCAAGTGGAAGTGTAGTTGAAATGTAACTAACTTAAAGTTAGTAAGTCAGATAGTTTGTTAGTTTAACTGTTGTTGGATAACTATATATAAGTGTGGTTAATAGATAAAGAAATTCTACCCAATGTTTTGTTTTGATATCATTCATATCTTTGGCGTTGGGGAATTAACTTGTTTTTGTTCTTGACTTTTAAGGAAGGTCCAACGTGAATTGGATTAACAATAAGAATATGAGTATTGCCAAAGGTATCTTTTGTTAAAAGGCAAAATTGAGATATTTCATACAAGTATTTCAATCTTTGCCCTTTAATTTACTATGgtaaaaaatgaccaaaatggtCTCTTATTTAGTCACTTTAATCACTTTGGTCCATATAATTGCAACATTCCGGTCCCCCGAATCTATAATATTACTGATTATGAACCTATCATGATACACATTGTTTACTTATAAATAAAGGGCAAACAAAAGTGTGCAGCATGTTGAGTTAGTGATGTTGAATTGTTTAAATTTAAATGATTGTACTTTCACCAAACggtttctttttaaatttttccctaaTCGGCTACTAACTTTATATTATCAATAGGTTCCAATGGAAGTAAATCGAACCCACGCGCGGATctcaaatttctaaaaaaaaaattattggaaGGGAAGGAAGGTTCATAAATTTCGCTGTCATAGCaattgttaaggaattacacattttgattatttgtgactatatatatataccttgtcatatctaacctttatttaattaaaatacgTACTTTTAGTGCTTTATAAACTTGGACTATTTTAAGTTAATGCCGGTTACGGGCATACATTTTCAATATAATATGAGGTAATTAAACGGTAATGAAAGTCACCCGGCTAAAAATTTGTAGATATTCATAAGCAAAGGGATCAATGCATCTCAAGCATTGAGATTTAAATGTGCCAGACATATCACAAGGACTAAAATTAGAATTCATCAATAATTGAGGAGCCAAAGGTGATATTAactcttatttatttatctatgcATGATACTATTCATTTGAATTCCCAAGGTAACTTGttcaaaatattaaacaaaagATTCATGATTTAAGATTTTAAACAATGTAAACTAATAAAATGGTTTTCATTTGATGCATAAAACTCTTTGAAGATGAATTCTCAACTACATATATCATACCTATTGAGCTAAATCCTGACAGTCAAACGAAGCAAGTGAGAGGTCAGTTTGTAACTATTGTTAGTAAGTCGAATGGTTATTAGTTTAACTGGTAACTATAAATGCTTTGTGTAGTTAATAGATAAAGAAATTCTACCCAATGTTTTGTTTTGATATCATTAAACTTTGGCGTTGGgaatcaacttttttttaaaacttttaagGAAGGTCAACGTGAATTGGATTAACAACTGGATAATTCCATGGTATAGGACAAGGCAAAATTGAGATATTTCATACAGTGGCAAATTTTTaaagatttattattattatggacaaaaatgaccaaaatggtCTCTTATTTAGTCACTTTAATAACGCATGTATAATTGCAACATTCCGCCCAgataaaaaaatgataaataaataaaaatgaggcCAATGTTAGTTGAATAGGTATTTTAAGAACAAGAAAATTTGTAAATTGTGAAGAGCCACATGTTCTTATTGAATCAGCTCTttaatacttcctccgtcccaatttatgtagtACCATTTGACTTgccacggagtttaagaaagaaatgaagacttttgaaatgtgcgGTCCAAAACAAATCTTATATAAATGTGTGAccgtaaatcatttcataaagttaaattgtttgtaattatagaaatgtgacattctttttgggacaaatcaAAAAggaaatggtgccacataaattgggacagagggagtagatTGTAAATTTAACTATATGTTTATTGGCattttgttgaaatgtataTTTCACGTTTTTGTTATGTACGAAATTGATTTCATAAAATCACACCAACGGCTTCCATTTTTCGAGTCACACGACCTAGCATTGCATTATTTCAcatagtctttaattttttaaaatttatgtggAATTAGTGATCAAAAACAAAATACGAAACATATTCATATAGTCCATACGATTAGTTGAGATTAAAAAGTTTAGTCACTTTTGGTATACGTTATATTATATCTAATGTTTGCTGATCTGTCAAGTAGATTAATAATTACGAGTAAAAGCGAAAGTAAATGTAACACTTAGAGAAGGGCCAATTCCATGAATCTGAAATAACATCTAcgaaaaaggctcaaatatgcttATTAGAGacttgacaattttttttatgccatcgaactataggaaatggctcatttacgccactcatcaatagtttgactcatttgatgaaataaaaatgactcatccatgtaTTTCATTAAAGCTCTTCAAACTAGtgtatgacacgtggcctccaactagattatggttgtaggtgggtaaggtgtatggatcagatattttattaatttggtatttaatggatcagatattttattaatttggtatttaaaattgggctggtttaattaaacgacgtagacctctaataaAATGTGTCATATACGGTATTATAAAACGGgcgttaataaaaaatggcatggatgagtcattttaatcgagtcaaactattgatgaatggcataaatgagccatttcgcATATTTCGATGGcgtaaatgagccatttcctatatcTGGCATAAATGaaaaactattgacgagtggcataaatgagccatttctagTTGGATGGATATTTGAGTCTTTTCCGTAACATTTATGGACACTTATTAGAGACTTGACAATTTTTTGAATTAACCTACATCAATTATGATGAAGTAATATGTATTTCTTCGCTCTAAACTAGATATCTCGGTTCGAGTTGTTAATATTAAGTCGTATTTATTAGTGCACGCTTTACCCCCAATAAAATATTCCGCTGCAACTTCAAATTTAATCGAACTTCAATGCAAATATCAGATATCGAATATCGAATAAAAAAACAAGCATCAATTCTCTAATTTGAGATTGGTGTTATTATTGTTGGACAAACATaatttgtccaaaaaaaaatgtttatctttatatatgtaaaagtaattcaattttaaaattctcattttgatCTGTAAGAAGATGTCTAGAATTTATTTTACAcagcaaattttaaaaatcttcatTTCTTTTCCGTGCATAGAATGGTGTAGCCACATACAGCTAATAACGGTCAATCGAACGCTCATACAACGAATAATGGTCAATTGAACGCtcttaataaaaaatgaaaaactatACTAGTATATaaatcaaaaatcatttttattcGTATATATTAATGAAATTCTGCACACccttaataatatttttgattttggaCTGTATACACAGTTAGTAATTAATagagtatcatataaattgCCACGAAGGAAGTAAGTTATTTGAGATTGGTACATTATTGATGTTCAAACATCAATGCCCTGCGGTCACGTgaattattaatgttacttTCACCTTTCCCCCCTAGCTGGgttatttatgagaaaaaataatcGTGtttaccctttccttcttaGCTTTCAGCAATTACTGGAAATACttttttaacctttttctcCTTGTATTCGAACCACGTGATGTTTCTTTCACCCTTTTCCTCTTCGAGAATGAATAACGACAATTATTGATAGTATCATTTTTAGATACGGGAAACACACCTGGCATTAAAAGATTTTTAGAAGTTTTCTATACGGATCGTTTTTGTGTTTTCTACCTGGGCGGTAccaattatttatcaaaacaatATTCGAATTATCAGCCGTTTGCTTTCCTACTCaaattatcaccaactatttattaaaacacacctcgacTAGTATATGATGGTGTTGGAAACTCACAAAAGagtgatagttcaggtgtgtttttcttaattttttaattttacaatTAGTTCATTTAATTATCCGCATGGAGTGTCATTTAGCaccatttttaaacaaaaaagaagagtgTGTACACCATGCACCATAAGCTAATAGTCAaagtgtgttttgataaatagttggtgatagttcagataCGAAACGCAAACATCTGATCGTTCAGGTAGAAAACtcacaaaaaaatgataattcagatgtgtttttgaccattatctctatCATTTTAGCTTTTTAATTGTAATATATAATCAGAACCAAAAGATTGGGAATCAGATATCATATATTGGGAAAGTGACattgattttcattctttattaATATAGCGTACGAACTATTACGTGATTAATTTGTACGATACCACCAAGAAGTGTAAATGGTTggtatcttttatttttagttaaagGTTCAGGTTTAAGccataaaaataaattgttttCGGTTGGGACATAAATAAACTTGGAaaacttcaattccaaattttAACCTTGGCTTCTTTAAAGGGAATTAGAAGAAGAGCTTTGGCGAAGGACATCTTCGCgtcattttcatattttatcctGCAATTATTATCCAACATTGAATGTGACATAAAACTAATACCATGATTGAGGTATAACTAATTTGGGATCGCTAATACCGCAATAAAAAACTCAATCAAACGCgagataaaataatttcatattttatcCTGTATTATCCATTTTCATGGATAGGAATTGTAAAGCAGCAGTTTATGTTTATGCACTTATCattccttattttttaaaatcaaacgaCCCTAAAGgctcaaaatatatattaaagagCGAGCATATTTTTAATTACTTAACTCTATGTATGTCTCAACACGTTTTTAGCCTCTATAACTCATCATCATAGTACATCATATAATTGACGTCTGAAATCCAAGTATCTAACCCCCAGCATAGTCCTTTGTACAAGAAATTAAAACCACGTGTTAATTAAGAACAAATGCATGTACATGATCAATTATGTGAGTCATAAGTGTGCATGAAGTTCACGTAACTCCCCTTCTTCTAATTTTACACCTATATATACCCCCCatctatttagtgttttaaaATCGTAAGTGatattagaaaaatatttctctctACTGTCATAGTGAGTAAAGTTTTCGATCAAACATAGTACGACATGGAAGTTCTTTGTCATAATTTTGCCAGCAACCCCAAATTTACTCCAATTTCTGTTGGCCGCAACGACACATTTAAAATATCGACTACTACTAGCCGTAACATGAAAATGTACCAACATATGAGCGGCTCTAGGGTGAGACCATCGGCATTGCCGTTGAAGATAACACAATTTATAATATGTCCGTCAAACTCTTCAGCGCCAGTGGTGAGTACTCCTGCATCCTTGCAAGATGTCGAGGCCGGGAAATTGATTGAGAATAATCCGATCAACGAGCGATAATGAAGAATTGTTCCAGTACTTGCTTGAAATATTGGCTTCGAGAGTACGATGTAGCGATTGATTCCTCATTGCAGCATGCAACAAAGCTTTCAAAGAGACTTGGGATTaacctttttttcaaaagagaggATATGCAGTCCGTATGTTTACTCTACTCTTCACTCTTTATACATAAATTCCTCCCtcctttccaaaaaaataatacttatatatttCCTTGTGAGTTTAAGTAATGCATATTGTTAGTGTAAACATTTTTTTATATCCTCAGGTCAGTTTTACCTGTTACAACAGGTAATCTGTCTTATTTTTACGATTACAAATCTCACCTTTTTAAAGAAgctaatttataaaaataaaaaattgaatgaCCTGATAGTGTAAACAAATATTTACACTGAAgttgtatataacttaaattctttCCTTATTACTAGTTTGTTCCAAAAAGAATTTGATAcatttctataattagaaatgATTTAACttgaatttcctattttatttCAATAATACAAAATTCATCGTTAATCCTATTTAACGATAGATTAGTGACAGATTACCAAAAAATCTTATGAGCTAGGGCCTATTTAGCGACAGTTAGCGATGAACTTCATAGCTAATTCTtgtctttttttcaaaaaagaaaaagaaaatattaaacaaGATAAGAGGCATAGCTAGAATTTTAACTTTATGGATTCTGGACTAGTCTAGAAAAGGCAATCTACTgaattctatataaaatatttatggatatATATTACGTGAATCTTTAACATAAGTATATAATTTGGGTCAAAACTATTAAATTCTGCGAAACTCGCAGGCAGAATTGTAGCTTCGCCTGTCAAAGAAGATATTCTCATAGtcggagaaaaaaaaaatctgcattTTGTGTGAATATTACGTCATGACTAATAAATACTGCTTATTGGTATAGGTGTTTTCATTCAAGCTTAGAGGAGCTTACAGCATGATGACCAAACTCACAAAGGAGCAATTAGACAAAGGAGTTATTACAGCATCAGCTGGAAATCACGCACAAGGAGTTGTATTAGGTGCTCAGAGACTTCAATGTACTGCTAAAATTGTCATGCCTGTTACCAGCCCAGAGATCAAGGTAATAATTAGGATATactatataataatatataattgttttaatttatgtgatctTATTTGATAGGGTACTGAtgaaagacttttaaaacttgtgataTTTAAGATTTAACATGCTAGTATAACATTTGTTTGACtatatttaaataaaactttttttgtttgatatgttatgtatagctataataaataagaaaaaaagtttttgttAGTGTTGCTTGTTACATGAAAACAACCAATGAGATTAAAATTTGATCAGATTTCGGCGGGCTGTGATATGAGTTGTGACCATTGTTTAGCTCATCTTCACCCAACTCATTTCAACATTTAGCTCAACCAACTTTTGGACAGGACTGGACAACGACCAATTTATTGATCTATCctatttaatttttgacctaCCTAAATCCAGCTAATCGCTAACTTGCCACTCCAAGTTTAAAAAgcaataattatttttcttggaaTATACTAAACAAAATGAAATCACACTAACTTAAACAGGATAAATAACTTATTgtgaaatttattttaaaagaggGAAGCAGTTGCAAATTTGGGTGGTACTGTAGTACTTGAGGGTGACACATTTGATGAAGCTCAATCACATGCATTGAAATTGGCTCAAGAGAAGGTCTCACATTCATCCCACCATTCGATATTCAGATGTCATCATAGGCCAAGGTATTTATAGGAGCGGACCATCTTAGACAAAGTGGTATCCAGCGAAATTACTTGATCGGAAAATTTAattatatgtagatgatataggagaataattttttttcatgttttaatgaGGAAAAAACATTTTTAGAATTATTTCTAAAGTGAAAAGATTCATAATTGTCCTCGTCATTAATAAATTAAACTGATACACATTgtctttatttttcaacttaGCTGACGAAATTATTaacaaacaaagaaatatatgaaaaagatcTAAAATTGTCCTTGTGGTTTGCGAAATAGTCATTTTTGCGTCTGTTTAATTACAATCTAGGCCGATATTTACCTTTTTCACTAAGAGCTTCATTTTGAACTTCAATTTGTGCCTATTAAAATCACAATTTGTCACTTGGCAATTAATTAAACTTCCTATTTCACTAGCCCCTCCCCTCATCCATTTTCACTAACGGCTTCACAGGGCAATTTGAACATTTGGTTATTGTATGGGTAAAAATCTCGCCTAGCACGTGGACCAATATGTGACTGACACGTGtcagttaaaaataaaaaataatggcGTAGCAAGATCTAATGGTAATGCCGAGAATAGCATTCATGGAAAGGTAACTAATACCGGAGACATTGTCAACGAAGAAGAGCATCAACGGGAACAACATACAAGATCCTCTTGATTATGCATTAAATGGAATTAATGCGGTAACAATAAAAACAGCCCGATAGCCGAATTAATGGAATTAAATGACAATCATTAATtcgaataatatttttaataacaCAACTAAAAAACCCTATAGGACNNNNNNNNNNNNNNNNNNNNNNNNNNNNNNNNNNNNNNNNNNNNNNNNNNNNNNNNNNNNNNNNNNNNNNNNNNNNNNNNNNNNNNNNNNNNNNNNNNNNGGCGCGTGCTTTTAACAAAGCGAGAATTAGAAAGTGTTTCAAATCGCGCTCGGGTACTCAAACGAATATTCCCTAATCAAAAAGAATACAAAGGGAAGTTCGCACCAAACTGGCAAGGGCCTTATATGGTACGGAAAGTGCTGTTAGGAGGAGCCGTGGTCCTTGCTGAAATGGATGGTCAAGAATGTCCAAAAGCGATAAATTCATATGCCATCAAAAGATACTacgtgtgaagaagaagattgaCGGCAAGGATTCAAAGTTTCCATAGTTTAGTTGTTCTTTAGTTTCATTCCCTCTATGTGTAATTTTGCATTTCTTTTAGaaaaccaaatccaaaattatgtacgaactacgcaaggacctgattccctatacttataaggggatacgtaggcgcttttcCAAGCTCGGTCGCTTTTCCAAGCTCGGTCGCTTTAACCTAAAAATccaaattatgtatgttgaactACGTCACGACCTGATTCCCACCTGGGATACGTACGCGCTCGTTTGAGTTCGGTTCTTCCCAAAGAAAACTCCAATATGCTTACCTCGAACTACATTTCGACCTGATTTCCGaaacgggatacgtaggcgctctcccGAGCTcggtcatttaaaaaaaaatccaataaaCCTTAGGAAACTTTAGAAATAATTTAGCAAGTGAGCGAAAAATGGTCCCACAAGAAATCGGGCACTTTTTAGAAGGATCTCAAAAAATTCCTCAAGCACGATGAAATCAAGAAGTAACAAGTACACACTTACACTGGGACAAAATTTTttagagggtctcaaaaattccttcgacaTAGCGAGACTTGAGTAGATGCAAAGACGTATATAAATTGGGGCAAAATTTTCGAAAAGGATTCGAAAATTTTCACGAGTCAAagtcaagaagaagaagaagaagaagaagaagacgggAGGCCTTGCTTAAGTaattaatgtcatgacattaaaaggacatctataaaatattacttttcaaaatatgtatgcatatatctTCAAAAGCAAATCATCGCATAAAACTTTCCTAAAGGAAGAACAaaagattttaaagaaaatgagCATCCTTTCCTTCGAGATACAAGCGGAAGAAGTCCATACGCATGGGAGGCGATCGACCATATAGGAAACTAATAAATCTTTCTGTGAATGCAGGAACAAACAAGCATGGATGTTTTACACTAACACGTTTGCTAGAATGTTCAAAACAGGGTAACGGTGGCAAGCAAAGCGAAGAAAAAGTAGGGTACGAGGTAGAGTTATTATAGAAAAAGATAGAAGAAATAGTAAATGTATCACTTACGAtttaaattactaaataaatggGGTATATATCGGAGTAACATTTATGgagtcacaaaaaaaaaaaaaaaaaaaaatgtccctTAACTCTTAAATACTTCCTCAGTGACCAACTCGTCATCTAAGGGTTCATTTGGTTTGCAAACAAACTACTATCTATAATATCGGGATTATCTAATAACAAAATTGTTTAGTCAATATATCTTTTTCGTAAAAATTTGATTTATTGATCTAAAAAAGGgatatataaagtaaatataaaACACATGTTTGCTTATACACTATATAACTTGgataaacttttatttttcatgtaacATCTATTCCTTTTGTCATAGACACTTGTTTCTTATCCATTTTCATGGATAGGAATCTCCACATGTCCATCTTTAATTTGGCCTGCAACTCATCATATACAGTACATCGAAATCTCACCAACCCCAATCACTAGCACGGCCTTGGTACAAGAAACTAAAACCACGTgttaattaatttgaatttttataCTCTATGATAAAATGCACATGTTATATGTGtttggaataaaatagacccgcaaaaataatatttacgGTATTAGTGAGAAATGAAGAACACTAAGTTATGGTTaaaccaacaaaataaaaaaaagaaataatgacaccaagattttACGTCGAAACCCTTCTGAATAAGGGAAAAATCACAGGCCAAGAGGAGCAACtgatatcactatagtaagGAATTTTACACTGTATAGTCACGAGTATAAAAACTCCAAAGACCACTACATACTCAAAAGAAATAACATTCTTTTGGTTTTCCCACCTCACTATAATATCGttcacactctatttttcttcacaaacTATTTTCTACACAGTTTATGATATACCCCACTTCGCTCTCTAAATACTCAGATGTATTTGTCTGAGATTGGTGTGTTTGTAAACTGATCAAGGGCTCCCTATTTAGAGGGATGAAGACTGCCCGTATTCAGTCTTGGCATTGATTGGCCTATGCCAATTTTTTCAAGAGTTGTGTCTGCCAAATGAAATTGCTGCATTTTGTTTTCACATATTTTGTCAAAGGGAAGAAAACATTTCCCTTAAATCATGAATATGGGGACTGGACCCCACAATATGTACAAACATTTTAGGTGAGTCATGAGTGTGTGCATGAAGTTCACTTAACTCCCTTCTTCTAATTTTACGCCTATATATACCCCCTTCTATTGAGTAATTTAAATCGCAAGTGACATcaggaaaataaaaatttatctaTCTACTATCAAAGTGAGTAAAGATTTCGATCAATTATAGTACAACAATATGGAAGCTCTTTGTCTAGCTCCAACACATAATTTTACCAGCAACcccaaatctacaacaattAGTCGAACCGCGGCAATTCCTGCTGGCCGCAATGACACATTTAAAATATCGACTACTGGACGTAACATGAAAATGGGTGGCTCAAGGGTGAGACCATCGGCATTGCCGTTGAAGATGTCACAATTAATTTCTCTAGCTGACTCTTCAGCACCGGTGGTGAGTGCTCCTGCATCCTTGCAGGACATCGAGGCTGGAAAATTGATAGAGAATAATCCAACGGGTGGCGATAGTGAAGAATTGGTCCAGTACTTGCTTGAAATATTGGCTTCGAGAGTGTACGATGTTGCTATCGAGTCCCCGTTGCAGCATGCTACA
Coding sequences within it:
- the LOC132058551 gene encoding threonine dehydratase-like produces the protein MKNCSSTCLKYWLREYDVAIDSSLQHATKLSKRLGINLFFKREDMQSVFSFKLRGAYSMMTKLTKEQLDKGVITASAGNHAQGVVLGAQRLQCTAKIVMPVTSPEIKREAVANLGGTVVLEGDTFDEAQSHALKLAQEKVSHSSHHSIFRCHHRPRYL